One stretch of Weissella koreensis KACC 15510 DNA includes these proteins:
- the nadE gene encoding ammonia-dependent NAD(+) synthetase has translation MRAQQAEIIKVLGVQSEIDPAEEYRRSVDLLKKYLIKTGLKSYVLGISGGQDSTLAGHMAETAVTELRAETGRSDYQFIAMRLPYGTQNDEDDALAAIEWQAADRVIISNIKEATEATVQSLTMAGLPVTDFNKGNIKARQRMIAQYGVAGATQGAVIGTDHAAEAVTGFYTKFGDGAADIMPLYRLNKRQGRAILAWLQAPKQLYEKVPTADLEEDHPALPDETALGVTYEVLDNYLEGQMVDESDAQTIERWYARTEHKRQGAVTVFSQWWQ, from the coding sequence ATGCGAGCACAACAAGCAGAAATTATTAAAGTATTAGGTGTACAATCGGAAATTGATCCAGCGGAAGAATATCGCCGTTCGGTTGATTTATTAAAGAAATATTTAATTAAGACAGGGTTGAAAAGCTATGTTCTTGGAATCTCTGGCGGTCAAGATTCGACTTTAGCTGGTCATATGGCAGAAACAGCTGTAACTGAATTACGAGCTGAAACGGGTCGGTCAGATTATCAATTTATTGCTATGCGTTTACCCTATGGGACTCAAAATGATGAGGATGATGCTTTAGCTGCTATTGAGTGGCAGGCGGCAGATCGAGTAATCATTAGTAATATTAAAGAAGCTACAGAAGCAACGGTTCAAAGCTTAACTATGGCTGGATTACCAGTCACTGATTTTAATAAAGGTAACATCAAGGCCCGTCAACGGATGATTGCGCAATATGGAGTAGCTGGGGCAACGCAAGGAGCGGTGATTGGAACAGATCATGCTGCTGAAGCAGTTACTGGTTTTTATACAAAATTTGGCGATGGGGCCGCTGATATCATGCCCTTGTATCGTTTGAATAAACGTCAAGGACGTGCTATTTTAGCCTGGTTACAGGCACCTAAACAGCTTTATGAAAAAGTTCCGACAGCTGATTTGGAAGAAGATCATCCAGCTTTACCTGATGAAACAGCACTTGGAGTAACGTATGAAGTTTTAGATAACTATTTGGAAGGTCAAATGGTTGACGAATCAGATGCTCAAACAATTGAACGCTGGTATGCACGGACAGAACATAAGCGACAAGGCGCTGTTACAGTATTCTCACAATGGTGGCAATAG